A stretch of Fusobacterium periodonticum ATCC 33693 DNA encodes these proteins:
- a CDS encoding 2-hydroxyacyl-CoA dehydratase subunit D, producing MGKMEKLPNKTPRPIEGHKPAAAILRGVVDKVYANAWEAKKRGELVGWSSSKFPIELAKAFDLNVVYPENHAASAAAKKDGLRLCQAAEDMGYDNDICGYARISLAYAAGEPTDARRMPQPDFLLCCNNICNMMTKWYENIARMHNIPLIMIDIPFSNTVDVPEEKIDYLVGQFNHAIKQLEELTGKKFDEKKFEDACARANRTASAWLKSCKYMGYKPSPLSGFDLFNHMADIVAARCDEEAAMGFELLAEEFEQSIKEGTSTWEYPEEHRILFEGIPCWPGLKPLFEPLKDNGVNVTAVVYAPAFGFRYENVREMAAAYCKAPCSVCIETGVEWRETMAKENGISGALVNYNRSCKPWSGAMPEIERRWKEDLGIPVVHFDGDQADERNFSTEQYNTRVQGLVEIMQERKEERLANGEEVYTNFENTKETDWSKETIKH from the coding sequence ATGGGAAAAATGGAAAAATTACCTAATAAAACACCTAGACCGATAGAAGGGCACAAACCAGCTGCTGCTATCTTAAGAGGTGTGGTTGATAAAGTTTATGCAAATGCATGGGAAGCAAAAAAGAGAGGAGAATTAGTTGGATGGAGTTCATCTAAGTTTCCAATTGAATTAGCTAAAGCTTTTGACTTAAATGTTGTATATCCTGAAAACCATGCTGCATCAGCAGCAGCTAAAAAAGATGGATTAAGACTATGTCAAGCTGCAGAAGATATGGGATATGACAATGATATTTGTGGATATGCTAGAATAAGTTTAGCATATGCTGCAGGAGAACCAACAGATGCAAGAAGAATGCCACAACCAGACTTCTTACTATGTTGTAATAATATCTGTAACATGATGACTAAATGGTATGAAAATATAGCAAGAATGCACAATATTCCATTAATAATGATAGATATACCTTTCTCAAATACTGTAGATGTACCTGAAGAAAAAATTGATTATTTAGTAGGACAATTTAATCATGCTATAAAACAATTAGAAGAATTAACAGGAAAGAAATTTGATGAAAAGAAATTTGAAGATGCTTGTGCAAGAGCTAATAGAACTGCATCAGCTTGGTTAAAATCTTGTAAATATATGGGATATAAACCATCTCCATTAAGTGGATTTGACTTATTCAACCACATGGCAGATATTGTTGCTGCTAGATGTGATGAAGAAGCAGCTATGGGATTTGAATTACTAGCAGAAGAATTTGAACAATCTATAAAAGAAGGAACTTCAACTTGGGAATATCCAGAAGAACACAGAATTCTATTTGAAGGAATTCCTTGTTGGCCAGGATTAAAACCATTATTTGAACCTTTAAAAGATAATGGAGTAAACGTTACTGCAGTTGTTTATGCACCAGCATTTGGATTTAGATATGAAAATGTAAGAGAAATGGCAGCAGCTTACTGTAAAGCACCTTGTTCTGTATGTATAGAAACAGGAGTTGAATGGAGAGAAACTATGGCTAAAGAAAATGGTATAAGTGGAGCACTTGTAAACTATAACCGTAGTTGTAAACCTTGGAGTGGTGCAATGCCAGAAATAGAAAGAAGATGGAAAGAAGACTTAGGAATTCCAGTTGTTCACTTTGATGGAGACCAAGCTGATGAAAGAAACTTCTCAACTGAACAATATAATACAAGAGTACAAGGTCTTGTTGAAATAATGCAAGAAAGAAAAGAAGAAAGATTGGCAAATGGAGAAGAGGTTTATACAAACTTTGAAAACACTAAAGAAACTGACTGGTCTAAAGAAACAATAAAACATTAA
- a CDS encoding cobyric acid synthase: MKKANLMVVGTSSGAGKSLFVTALCRIFYKDKYKVSPFKSQNMALNSYITKDGKEMGRAQVVQAEASGLEPEVEMNPILLKPSSMNKIQIIVCGKSIGNMSGVEYNQYKKNLIPILKETYSKIEAKNDIVIIEGAGSPAEINIKEEDISNFAMARIADAPVILVADIDRGGVFASIYGTIMLLKEEDRKRIKAIVINKFRGNKEVLKPGFEIIENLTGVKTLGVIPYADIDIEDEDSLSEKYKSFKLNKNSNKIKVSVIKLKHISNVTDIDALSIHNDVEIQFVTERSQIGDEDLIIIPGSKNTIDDLKWLKESGIAEEIIKKARTKTIIFGICGGFQILGNKVKDPYHIEGDIEELNGLGLLDLETTMENEKTLIQYRGKLIVEEGLLKDLNNSEIKGYEIHQGLTEGNEKNLTSDNRTVLVNKDNIIATYLHGIFDNKDFTNNLLNEIRRRKGLEEVNNNISYEEYKIQEFDKLEKLVRENVDITEIYKIIGLK; this comes from the coding sequence ATGAAAAAAGCTAATTTAATGGTTGTAGGAACATCTTCAGGAGCAGGTAAAAGCTTATTTGTAACTGCACTATGTAGAATTTTTTATAAAGATAAATACAAGGTTTCTCCTTTTAAATCACAAAATATGGCATTAAATTCATATATAACAAAAGATGGTAAGGAAATGGGAAGAGCACAAGTTGTACAAGCTGAGGCAAGTGGACTAGAGCCTGAAGTTGAAATGAACCCAATACTATTAAAACCTTCAAGTATGAATAAAATACAAATAATAGTTTGTGGGAAATCTATAGGTAATATGTCAGGAGTTGAATACAATCAATATAAGAAGAATTTAATTCCTATATTAAAAGAAACTTATTCAAAGATAGAAGCTAAAAATGATATAGTTATAATTGAAGGAGCAGGAAGTCCGGCAGAAATAAATATAAAAGAAGAGGACATCTCAAACTTTGCTATGGCTAGAATAGCAGATGCTCCTGTTATTTTAGTTGCAGATATAGATAGAGGAGGAGTTTTTGCATCTATCTATGGTACAATTATGCTTTTAAAGGAAGAAGATAGAAAAAGAATAAAAGCTATTGTTATAAATAAATTTAGAGGCAATAAGGAAGTTTTAAAGCCTGGATTTGAAATAATAGAAAATTTAACAGGAGTTAAAACTCTAGGTGTGATACCTTATGCAGATATAGATATTGAAGATGAAGATAGTTTAAGTGAAAAATATAAGAGTTTTAAATTAAATAAAAATTCAAATAAAATAAAAGTTTCTGTAATAAAATTAAAACATATTTCAAATGTTACAGATATAGATGCTTTATCAATTCATAATGATGTTGAGATACAATTTGTAACTGAAAGAAGTCAAATTGGAGATGAAGATTTAATAATAATCCCAGGTTCTAAAAATACTATAGATGATTTAAAATGGCTTAAAGAAAGTGGAATAGCTGAAGAAATAATAAAGAAAGCTAGAACAAAAACCATAATTTTTGGTATTTGTGGAGGTTTTCAAATTTTAGGAAATAAAGTTAAAGATCCATATCATATTGAAGGTGATATTGAAGAGTTAAATGGCTTAGGACTTTTAGATTTAGAAACTACTATGGAAAACGAAAAAACTCTTATTCAATATAGAGGAAAATTAATTGTAGAAGAGGGACTTTTAAAGGATTTAAATAATTCTGAAATTAAGGGTTATGAAATTCATCAAGGACTTACAGAAGGAAATGAAAAGAATTTAACAAGTGATAATAGAACTGTTTTAGTAAATAAAGATAATATTATTGCAACTTATTTACATGGAATTTTTGATAATAAAGATTTTACTAACAATCTTCTAAATGAAATCAGGAGAAGAAAAGGTTTAGAAGAAGTAAATAATAATATTTCTTATGAAGAATACAAAATACAAGAGTTTGATAAGTTAGAAAAATTAGTCAGAGAGAATGTTGATATAACAGAAATATATAAAATTATAGGACTAAAATAG
- a CDS encoding leucine-rich repeat domain-containing protein, with protein sequence MDQNIWEYDDFIFKGDELKGMTAKGKDKVKAGGQTDLVIPAVTPDGLPLKKIADNAFYRRGLTSVVIPDTVESIGYDAFGVCKLKEVKLPEALVNIEGFAFYRNKLTKVEFGSKVKRIEPSSFAMNELSEIALPETLEYIGASAFYKNAFETITFPKALTKIDMYAFRKNNIHKVQVANSVDLHTAAFETFTTVERV encoded by the coding sequence ATGGATCAAAATATATGGGAATATGATGATTTTATTTTCAAAGGTGACGAACTAAAAGGTATGACAGCAAAAGGTAAGGACAAAGTTAAAGCTGGAGGTCAAACTGATTTAGTAATACCAGCAGTAACTCCTGATGGATTACCTCTTAAAAAAATAGCTGACAATGCTTTTTACAGAAGAGGATTAACTTCTGTAGTAATTCCTGACACAGTTGAAAGTATAGGATATGATGCTTTTGGAGTATGTAAATTAAAAGAAGTTAAATTACCAGAAGCATTGGTAAATATAGAAGGATTTGCATTCTATAGAAATAAATTAACTAAAGTTGAATTTGGAAGCAAAGTAAAAAGAATAGAGCCAAGTTCATTTGCTATGAATGAACTTTCTGAAATAGCTCTTCCTGAAACTTTAGAATATATAGGAGCATCAGCTTTCTATAAAAATGCTTTTGAAACAATAACTTTCCCTAAAGCATTAACTAAAATAGATATGTATGCTTTTAGAAAAAATAATATTCACAAAGTTCAAGTTGCAAATTCAGTAGATTTACACACTGCCGCATTTGAAACTTTCACAACTGTTGAAAGAGTATAG
- a CDS encoding acyl-CoA dehydratase activase, with amino-acid sequence MSIFTMGIDVGSTASKCIILKDGKEIVAKAVISVGTGTSGPARAMKEALDQIGLSSVSELQGAVATGYGRNSLAEVPAQMSELSCHAKGAYFLFPNVHSIIDIGGQDSKALKIGDNGMLENFVMNDKCAAGTGRFLDVIAKVLEVNLEDLEKLDEKSTVDVAISSTCTVFAESEVISQLAKGTKIEDIVKGIHTAIASRVGSLAKRIGIKDDVVMTGGVALNKGMVRALERNLGFKLHTNEYCQLNGAIGAALFAYQKYTMTHQ; translated from the coding sequence ATGAGTATATTTACGATGGGAATAGATGTTGGTTCAACAGCATCTAAATGTATAATATTGAAAGATGGTAAAGAAATTGTAGCAAAAGCTGTTATATCAGTAGGGACAGGAACTAGTGGACCAGCTAGAGCCATGAAAGAGGCTTTAGATCAAATTGGTTTAAGTTCTGTAAGTGAATTACAAGGGGCTGTTGCAACTGGTTATGGAAGAAACTCTTTAGCAGAAGTTCCAGCTCAAATGTCTGAATTATCTTGCCATGCAAAGGGAGCATATTTTCTATTTCCAAATGTTCACTCAATTATTGATATCGGAGGACAAGATTCAAAAGCATTAAAAATTGGAGACAATGGAATGCTTGAAAACTTTGTTATGAACGATAAATGTGCTGCAGGAACAGGAAGATTCTTAGATGTAATTGCAAAGGTCTTGGAAGTAAATCTAGAGGATCTAGAAAAATTAGATGAGAAATCAACTGTGGATGTAGCAATAAGTTCAACTTGTACTGTATTTGCAGAATCTGAAGTAATATCACAACTTGCTAAAGGAACAAAAATTGAAGATATAGTGAAAGGTATCCACACTGCTATAGCTAGCCGTGTTGGTAGTTTGGCAAAGAGAATTGGAATAAAAGATGATGTTGTTATGACTGGTGGAGTTGCACTTAATAAAGGTATGGTAAGAGCTTTAGAAAGAAATCTAGGCTTTAAACTTCATACTAATGAATATTGTCAATTAAATGGGGCAATAGGTGCTGCATTGTTTGCTTACCAAAAATATACAATGACACATCAATAA
- the gltS gene encoding sodium/glutamate symporter: protein MEEITIFKVSMFETLMLAVLAIYFGEFLRKKINILVKYCLPASVVGGTIFAIVFYVLYSMKIVELEFDYKAVNQLFYCIFFAASGAAASMALLKQGGKLVVIFAVLAAVLAACQNAVALAVGKFMNVDPLISMMTGSIPMTGGHGNAASFAPIAVDAGAPAAMEVAIAAATFGLISGCIVGGPLGNFMVKRHKLEDPLLDGKEEKAELSGEESTGILMGKSHIVQAVFLMCIAIGIGQIITNGLASINVKFPIHVSCMFGGILVRLFFDAKKGNHDVLYEAIDSVGEFSLGLFVSMSIITMKLWQLSGLGTSLVVLLMAQVIFILFFCYLLTFRLLGKNYDAAVMAVGHTGFGLGAVPVAMTTMQTVCKKYRYSKLAFFVVPVIGGFISNISNAIIITKFLDIAKSLHAVWIG from the coding sequence ATGGAAGAAATAACTATATTTAAAGTAAGTATGTTTGAAACACTAATGTTAGCTGTGTTAGCTATATATTTTGGTGAATTTTTAAGAAAGAAAATTAATATCTTAGTAAAATATTGTCTACCAGCATCTGTTGTTGGGGGAACAATTTTTGCAATAGTATTTTATGTTTTATATTCTATGAAAATAGTTGAATTAGAATTTGACTATAAGGCAGTAAACCAACTATTCTATTGTATATTCTTTGCAGCAAGTGGAGCAGCAGCTAGTATGGCACTTTTAAAACAAGGTGGAAAACTTGTTGTAATATTTGCAGTTTTAGCAGCAGTTTTAGCGGCTTGTCAAAATGCTGTAGCATTAGCAGTTGGTAAATTTATGAATGTTGATCCATTAATTTCAATGATGACTGGAAGTATACCTATGACTGGTGGACATGGAAATGCAGCATCATTTGCACCAATAGCAGTTGATGCTGGAGCACCAGCAGCTATGGAAGTTGCAATAGCAGCAGCTACATTCGGATTAATTTCTGGATGTATAGTAGGAGGACCATTAGGAAACTTTATGGTAAAAAGACATAAACTAGAAGATCCATTACTAGATGGAAAAGAAGAAAAAGCTGAATTATCTGGAGAAGAATCTACTGGAATTTTAATGGGAAAAAGCCATATTGTTCAAGCTGTATTCTTAATGTGTATAGCTATTGGTATTGGACAAATAATAACAAATGGTTTAGCAAGTATAAATGTAAAATTCCCTATACATGTAAGTTGTATGTTTGGTGGAATCTTAGTAAGATTATTTTTTGATGCTAAAAAAGGAAATCATGATGTTTTATATGAAGCTATAGATTCTGTTGGAGAATTTTCATTAGGACTATTTGTATCAATGTCAATTATTACTATGAAATTATGGCAATTATCAGGATTAGGAACATCTTTAGTTGTACTATTAATGGCTCAAGTAATATTTATACTATTTTTCTGTTACTTATTAACATTCAGATTATTAGGAAAAAATTATGATGCAGCAGTAATGGCAGTAGGACATACTGGATTCGGATTAGGAGCTGTTCCAGTTGCAATGACTACTATGCAAACTGTATGTAAAAAATATAGATATTCTAAGTTAGCATTCTTCGTAGTTCCAGTAATTGGAGGATTTATAAGTAATATATCGAATGCAATAATTATAACTAAGTTTTTAGATATAGCTAAGAGCTTACATGCTGTATGGATTGGATAA
- a CDS encoding ACP phosphodiesterase → MNFLGHSLISLEIDENTNKKTLYANFTGDYYKGLVNRIELPEALKKGITLHRTIDKISDRKENYLNELLVDKFGIFKGIVSDMFIDHFLSKNFNQLFNKDIEIIEKRILDEVEKNRNIFPKDFDRMFKWLNDRNVMSNYKDIDFLDRAFQGLARNIRKGEILNLAVTELKKNYNLFEEKSIKEFFYVKDKSIEEFLNK, encoded by the coding sequence ATGAATTTTTTAGGACATTCATTGATTTCACTAGAGATTGATGAAAATACAAATAAAAAGACTCTATATGCTAATTTTACAGGAGATTATTATAAAGGTTTAGTTAATAGAATAGAACTTCCAGAAGCTTTAAAAAAGGGTATTACACTACATAGAACAATAGATAAAATTTCAGATAGAAAAGAAAACTATTTAAATGAATTATTAGTAGATAAATTTGGAATTTTTAAAGGGATAGTTTCAGATATGTTCATAGATCACTTTTTATCTAAAAATTTTAACCAGTTATTTAATAAAGATATTGAGATTATTGAAAAAAGGATATTAGATGAAGTAGAGAAAAATAGAAATATTTTTCCAAAAGATTTTGACAGAATGTTTAAATGGTTGAATGATAGAAATGTTATGTCAAATTATAAAGATATTGATTTTTTAGATAGAGCTTTTCAAGGTCTAGCAAGAAATATAAGAAAAGGTGAAATTTTAAATTTAGCTGTAACTGAGCTAAAAAAGAATTATAATCTATTTGAAGAAAAATCTATAAAAGAATTTTTTTATGTAAAAGATAAAAGTATAGAAGAATTTTTAAATAAATAA
- a CDS encoding 2-hydroxyacyl-CoA dehydratase subunit D yields MAEIKELLEQFKYYAENPRKQLDKYLAEGKKAVGIFPYYAPEEIVYAGGMVPFGVWGGQGPIEKAKDYFPTFYYSLALRCLEMALDGTLDGLSASIITTLDDTLRPFSQNYKVSAGRKIPMVFLNHGQHRKEEFGKQYNARIFRNAKEELEKICDVKITDENLKNAFKVYNENREEKRRFIKLASKHPQSIKASDRSNVLKSSYFMLKDEHTALLRKLNQELEAIPEEQWDGVRVVTSGVITDNPGLLEVFDNYKVCVVADDVAHESRALKVDIDLSIADPMLALADQFARMDEDPILYDPDIYKRPKYVLDLVKENNADGCLLFMMNFNDTEEMEYPSLKQAFDAAKVPLIKMGYDQQMVDFGQVKTQLETFNELVQLSRF; encoded by the coding sequence ATGGCTGAAATTAAGGAATTGTTAGAACAATTTAAGTACTATGCAGAAAACCCTAGAAAGCAATTAGATAAATATCTTGCTGAAGGAAAGAAAGCAGTAGGTATATTCCCTTATTATGCACCTGAAGAAATAGTTTATGCAGGTGGAATGGTTCCATTTGGTGTATGGGGAGGACAAGGACCTATTGAAAAAGCAAAGGATTATTTCCCTACTTTCTATTACTCATTAGCTTTAAGATGTTTAGAAATGGCTTTAGATGGAACATTAGATGGTTTATCTGCTTCAATAATTACAACACTTGACGATACATTAAGACCATTTTCACAAAACTATAAAGTGAGTGCAGGAAGAAAGATACCTATGGTATTCTTAAACCATGGACAACATAGAAAAGAAGAATTTGGTAAACAATACAATGCAAGGATTTTCAGAAATGCTAAAGAAGAATTAGAAAAAATTTGTGATGTAAAAATTACTGATGAAAATTTAAAAAATGCATTCAAAGTTTATAATGAAAATAGAGAAGAAAAAAGAAGATTTATAAAACTTGCTTCTAAGCACCCACAAAGTATTAAAGCATCTGATAGATCTAATGTTTTAAAAAGTTCATACTTCATGTTAAAGGATGAACACACAGCTTTACTAAGAAAATTAAATCAAGAATTAGAAGCTATTCCTGAAGAACAATGGGATGGAGTAAGAGTTGTTACAAGTGGAGTTATCACTGACAACCCTGGACTTCTAGAAGTATTTGATAACTACAAAGTATGCGTAGTTGCAGATGATGTAGCTCATGAATCAAGAGCATTAAAGGTTGATATAGACTTATCTATAGCTGACCCAATGTTAGCACTTGCTGACCAATTTGCTCGTATGGATGAAGATCCTATTCTTTATGATCCAGATATATACAAGAGACCTAAATATGTATTAGATTTAGTTAAAGAAAATAATGCAGATGGATGTTTACTATTCATGATGAACTTCAACGATACTGAAGAAATGGAATATCCATCATTAAAACAAGCATTTGATGCTGCTAAAGTTCCATTAATTAAAATGGGATACGATCAACAAATGGTAGACTTTGGACAAGTTAAAACTCAACTTGAAACATTTAACGAATTAGTACAATTAAGCAGATTCTAG
- a CDS encoding DUF4299 family protein has protein sequence MSISFSVKNKRKILGYEEVLTVEKALSLSNKKLSVFAIPDMDINELLVSPLSNYECLLVGVENESARGFELSYDKKNKDYVVRIFTPSSREDWLLALNYVKALAKRFKSEIENDRGEIYSIKELDKFNYESDILYGISSISAKINDREGAQYIILGINRLVVFNKKMFDKIYSSGNTIDAFSSTVREIQYLDAHSAHQNFFKNNNDGKIMGNYTLIEGVRTILPYSPNVEFENLNIVKNEDISFWNINLLFIEFNKDDGKNYYCSAGNLDYDKFIKKIPSNKYKFIDAAYIMLEPLTKEEIFKLLDGE, from the coding sequence ATGAGTATAAGTTTTTCTGTAAAAAATAAAAGAAAAATTTTAGGATATGAAGAAGTTTTAACTGTTGAAAAAGCTCTGAGTTTATCTAATAAAAAACTTAGTGTATTTGCTATTCCTGATATGGATATTAACGAATTGTTAGTATCTCCACTTTCTAATTATGAATGTCTTTTAGTAGGAGTTGAAAATGAAAGTGCAAGAGGCTTTGAACTATCTTATGATAAAAAGAATAAGGACTATGTTGTAAGAATTTTTACTCCTTCTTCAAGAGAAGATTGGCTCTTAGCATTGAACTATGTAAAAGCTTTGGCAAAAAGATTTAAGTCAGAAATTGAAAATGATAGAGGAGAAATATATTCAATTAAAGAGTTAGACAAATTTAACTATGAAAGTGATATACTTTATGGTATATCTTCCATCTCAGCCAAAATAAATGATAGAGAAGGAGCTCAGTATATAATTTTAGGAATAAATAGACTTGTAGTTTTTAATAAAAAAATGTTTGATAAGATATATAGTTCAGGTAATACTATAGATGCTTTTTCAAGTACAGTAAGAGAGATACAATATTTAGATGCTCATTCAGCACATCAAAACTTTTTTAAGAATAATAATGATGGAAAGATTATGGGAAATTATACACTTATTGAAGGAGTAAGAACAATACTTCCTTATAGTCCAAATGTAGAATTTGAAAATTTAAATATAGTAAAAAACGAAGATATTTCTTTTTGGAATATTAATTTATTATTTATAGAGTTTAATAAAGATGATGGAAAAAATTACTATTGTTCTGCTGGAAATTTAGACTATGATAAGTTTATAAAAAAAATACCCTCAAATAAATATAAATTTATAGACGCTGCATATATTATGCTTGAGCCATTAACTAAAGAAGAAATTTTTAAATTATTAGATGGAGAATAA